A region of Maridesulfovibrio sp. DNA encodes the following proteins:
- the ftsZ gene encoding cell division protein FtsZ, translated as MDYMEIENDGQARIKVIGCGGGGGNAINNMIQSALSGVRFIVANTDAQDINKSLAEYKIQLGDKLTKGLGAGANPDVGKNAALESVEQIRELVSDCDMVFVTAGMGGGTGTGAAPVIAEIAKEAGALTVAVVTKPFYFEGKRRLLQAEKGIEELKNVVDSIITIPNDRLLQLAAKKAAFSEMLKKADEVLYYGVKGIADLITVHGLINLDFADVQAVMSSSGLALMGTGIARGENRAREAAMKAITSPLLEDVSIEGAKGVLINITCSPDMTIDEVSEAANIIYEEAHEEAQIFFGTVFDAEVGDEMRITVIATGIDSAVEQTVTPPVEQQSFGQPQRPNLTPRGMAPRNKEATTNVRQMGSAHAEEDRSIPAYLRHTASKPTDAAGATEPVQLKPKQAANAGGEEFIFHDDDDFEVPTFIRKQAD; from the coding sequence ATGGATTACATGGAAATTGAAAATGACGGTCAGGCCCGCATCAAAGTTATCGGTTGTGGTGGTGGTGGCGGTAACGCTATCAACAACATGATTCAGTCCGCCCTTTCCGGCGTGCGCTTCATCGTAGCCAATACCGATGCACAGGACATCAATAAATCCCTCGCTGAATACAAAATTCAGCTCGGTGACAAACTTACCAAAGGCCTCGGCGCTGGTGCCAACCCCGATGTAGGTAAAAACGCAGCCCTCGAATCCGTAGAACAGATCCGCGAACTGGTAAGTGACTGCGACATGGTTTTCGTCACCGCAGGTATGGGCGGCGGAACCGGTACCGGTGCTGCACCCGTTATCGCTGAAATTGCCAAAGAGGCCGGCGCATTGACCGTTGCCGTTGTAACCAAACCTTTCTATTTCGAAGGCAAACGCAGACTGCTGCAGGCAGAAAAAGGCATTGAGGAACTCAAGAACGTGGTTGACTCCATCATCACCATTCCCAATGACCGTCTGCTCCAGCTTGCCGCCAAAAAAGCAGCTTTCTCCGAAATGCTGAAAAAAGCGGACGAAGTTCTTTACTACGGCGTAAAAGGTATTGCCGACCTCATCACTGTTCACGGCTTAATCAACCTTGACTTCGCTGACGTACAGGCCGTCATGTCCAGCTCCGGTCTGGCCCTCATGGGTACCGGTATCGCACGCGGAGAAAACAGGGCCCGTGAAGCTGCCATGAAAGCAATCACCAGTCCGCTGCTTGAAGATGTTTCCATTGAAGGCGCAAAAGGCGTGCTCATCAACATCACCTGCTCCCCTGACATGACCATTGATGAGGTCAGCGAAGCAGCCAACATTATCTACGAAGAAGCTCATGAAGAAGCTCAGATCTTCTTCGGTACTGTTTTCGACGCTGAAGTAGGCGATGAAATGCGCATCACCGTTATTGCCACCGGAATCGACAGCGCTGTAGAACAGACTGTTACCCCGCCTGTTGAGCAGCAGTCTTTCGGTCAGCCCCAGCGTCCCAACCTCACTCCCAGAGGCATGGCTCCAAGGAATAAAGAAGCTACCACCAACGTGCGTCAGATGGGCAGTGCACATGCTGAAGAAGACCGTTCCATCCCGGCTTACCTGCGCCACACAGCCAGCAAGCCCACAGATGCGGCAGGTGCCACCGAACCGGTACAGCTCAAGCCCAAACAGGCTGCCAATGCAGGTGGTGAAGAATTCATCTTCCATGATGACGATGATTTTGAAGTACCGACATTCATCCGCAAGCAGGCAGACTAA
- a CDS encoding radical SAM protein encodes MPVNEEFFYYGKEEPSPEETGGRLPTALVFPGRKGSALSTLGWQAVYRLLAPDAELAVERFFLGEPGKPSVSMDSSKELSEFPLIGFSINFEEEYLHLVRMLKDSGVPPLAAERPDFPLVMGGGPVAFLNPAPIAPFFDFFWVGEAEAGLKELCLELKQHIYNGGSKKEFLDRIKDRDSVYVPGMTKGQVRRAVLPPGPIGEGHGVPLLSEPAYSCFISPEAVFKDMFLVEVNRGCPYGCRFCAAGYVYRPPRHASIDQLKKIVELADPPKVGLVGTALTDWPDLIPYIEWLKKRKTKFSLSSVRADGLTEELLDILRASGVRTVTLALEGASKKLRDAASKNLEEEDFLRAVELCAAKGVNHLRVYVIVGWPGETDEDYDELACMLDKMDAARMRGQGKKKKQFMRITFGASCLVPKPWTPLQWAPMPSEKELKAVLSKVKGFTKKYKGMAFSGDNPFQARLQGILSRGDESLAEFIIYAADNGGWKKASKFCKGDFERFVDKELHKDSPLPWDFIDTGVKKSYLWREWQRFQKAEKSPVCPPAGCADCKSCGMHQWLDDS; translated from the coding sequence ATGCCCGTGAATGAAGAATTCTTCTATTACGGCAAGGAAGAACCTTCGCCTGAGGAAACCGGAGGCCGTCTGCCCACGGCTCTAGTCTTCCCCGGACGAAAGGGGTCTGCCCTCTCAACCTTAGGCTGGCAGGCCGTCTACCGACTTCTTGCTCCGGACGCGGAACTTGCAGTAGAAAGATTCTTCCTCGGCGAACCGGGTAAACCGTCTGTTTCCATGGACAGCAGTAAAGAACTGTCCGAGTTTCCCCTGATCGGTTTCAGCATCAACTTTGAGGAGGAATATCTCCACCTCGTCAGGATGCTGAAAGATTCGGGCGTTCCGCCTCTGGCGGCGGAACGCCCGGACTTCCCGCTGGTCATGGGCGGAGGTCCGGTTGCCTTTCTCAATCCTGCTCCCATAGCTCCCTTCTTCGATTTTTTCTGGGTCGGTGAAGCAGAAGCCGGGTTGAAAGAATTGTGCCTCGAACTGAAGCAGCATATTTACAACGGGGGAAGCAAAAAAGAATTTCTGGATCGAATAAAAGACCGGGACTCCGTCTACGTTCCCGGTATGACCAAAGGTCAGGTCCGCAGAGCCGTTCTGCCTCCGGGGCCGATAGGCGAAGGACACGGGGTTCCGCTCTTAAGCGAACCAGCGTATTCCTGTTTCATCAGTCCGGAAGCTGTCTTCAAGGACATGTTCCTTGTTGAAGTCAACCGGGGCTGTCCTTACGGTTGCCGTTTCTGCGCTGCCGGATATGTCTACCGTCCACCCCGGCACGCATCCATCGACCAGCTCAAGAAAATTGTGGAACTCGCCGACCCGCCTAAAGTGGGACTGGTGGGCACAGCTCTCACCGACTGGCCGGATTTAATCCCCTATATTGAATGGCTCAAAAAACGTAAGACCAAATTCTCCCTCTCTTCCGTACGTGCCGACGGACTGACAGAAGAACTGCTGGATATCCTGCGCGCCTCGGGAGTACGCACTGTGACTCTTGCTCTGGAAGGCGCCAGCAAGAAATTGCGCGATGCCGCCAGCAAAAACCTTGAAGAAGAGGACTTCCTCCGCGCTGTCGAGCTATGCGCCGCTAAGGGAGTTAATCATCTGCGAGTATATGTCATTGTGGGCTGGCCCGGCGAAACGGACGAAGACTACGATGAACTGGCCTGCATGCTCGATAAAATGGATGCTGCCCGCATGCGTGGACAAGGTAAAAAGAAAAAGCAGTTCATGCGTATAACCTTCGGGGCCAGTTGCCTTGTACCCAAGCCCTGGACTCCACTGCAATGGGCTCCTATGCCCTCGGAAAAAGAACTCAAAGCCGTGCTTTCCAAGGTAAAAGGATTTACTAAAAAATACAAAGGCATGGCTTTTTCCGGTGACAATCCATTTCAGGCCCGTTTACAGGGCATTCTTTCCCGCGGAGACGAATCTCTGGCTGAATTTATCATTTATGCCGCAGATAACGGCGGCTGGAAAAAAGCTTCCAAGTTCTGCAAGGGCGACTTTGAACGTTTCGTGGACAAAGAACTCCATAAAGATTCCCCCCTGCCCTGGGATTTTATCGATACCGGTGTAAAAAAGAGTTACCTTTGGCGTGAATGGCAGCGCTTTCAGAAAGCCGAGAAGTCTCCGGTTTGCCCCCCTGCAGGCTGCGCTGACTGCAAAAGCTGCGGCATGCACCAATGGCTTGATGATAGCTAA
- a CDS encoding periplasmic heavy metal sensor: MKKKNLIPLIVVMILAVASVAMARGGYRNAGYHNGNWAAYNQLTPEKQQQVQDIIQKYESSFQNLKSQQWAKRTELNALVDSGKADKDTIHALVKDLSGIRDKLYAEHNKMAAEIEKETGLTFPSMGQGYGKGGRGCGNYKQGCPGAAGDCGNFQQRNCPGGNCY; this comes from the coding sequence ATGAAGAAAAAAAACCTGATTCCGTTGATCGTCGTGATGATTCTGGCAGTCGCATCTGTCGCCATGGCACGAGGCGGATACCGGAATGCAGGATACCACAACGGTAACTGGGCAGCTTATAACCAGCTTACCCCTGAAAAACAGCAGCAGGTTCAGGACATAATCCAAAAATATGAATCCTCATTTCAGAACCTGAAAAGTCAGCAGTGGGCCAAACGTACAGAGCTCAATGCGTTGGTGGATTCCGGTAAAGCTGATAAGGACACCATCCATGCTCTGGTCAAAGATCTTTCCGGTATCAGAGACAAGCTTTACGCCGAACATAACAAAATGGCTGCTGAAATTGAAAAAGAAACCGGCCTGACCTTCCCGTCCATGGGACAGGGTTACGGTAAGGGCGGAAGAGGTTGCGGAAATTACAAGCAGGGATGCCCCGGTGCTGCCGGAGACTGCGGAAATTTCCAGCAGAGAAATTGCCCCGGAGGCAATTGTTACTAA
- a CDS encoding DUF4405 domain-containing protein: MLRKITSLTSFFSFIVLISTSLVLYIVPQGRVAYWADWTLFGLSKEQWGDIHICTGVLFLVISILHIWLNWKPILAYLKKKAGEANFTSPAFFISLGITLFVAFGTLANLPPMKQVLELTQDFQAMGEAKYGTPPYGHAELSPLQIFCKRMGLDVDKASASIKNAGIELESPRETIKSIANKAGLTPKEIHEIILKDQPQKDSSVTDKSVEFKQHSGQSGTGIGRMNLEQYCTRFNLDLNTALGILREQGVVVDKATPIKEIAGALGLDSPRAIADLLNP; encoded by the coding sequence ATGTTAAGAAAAATCACCTCACTGACCAGCTTTTTTTCTTTTATCGTCCTGATCAGTACCAGTTTAGTTCTGTACATTGTGCCACAGGGACGCGTCGCTTACTGGGCAGACTGGACCCTTTTCGGCTTGAGCAAGGAACAATGGGGCGATATCCACATTTGTACCGGTGTACTTTTCCTTGTCATTTCCATCCTGCACATCTGGTTAAACTGGAAACCCATTCTAGCTTACCTGAAAAAGAAAGCCGGAGAAGCAAACTTCACCTCCCCGGCATTTTTCATCAGTCTGGGTATCACACTGTTTGTTGCATTTGGAACTCTGGCTAATCTGCCGCCCATGAAGCAGGTACTTGAACTAACCCAGGATTTTCAGGCTATGGGGGAGGCCAAGTACGGCACACCTCCCTATGGCCATGCCGAACTCAGCCCGCTGCAGATTTTCTGCAAACGAATGGGACTTGATGTGGACAAAGCTTCCGCATCAATCAAAAATGCCGGGATTGAGCTGGAATCACCAAGAGAAACCATCAAATCCATTGCCAACAAAGCAGGACTGACCCCCAAAGAAATTCATGAAATCATTCTCAAGGACCAACCGCAAAAGGACTCTTCCGTGACCGATAAAAGTGTTGAATTCAAACAGCATTCAGGACAGTCCGGAACCGGAATCGGGCGAATGAATCTTGAACAATACTGCACCAGATTTAATCTGGACCTGAACACCGCGCTGGGGATTCTGCGCGAACAAGGAGTGGTTGTTGACAAAGCCACCCCCATCAAGGAAATTGCAGGGGCACTCGGCCTTGATTCGCCCCGTGCAATCGCTGACCTGCTCAATCCGTAA
- a CDS encoding ATP-binding protein, with protein MELSSQKSHKLPLALALLALILLGAGSLYLTWHNLRQMHQTVFEHMLLSARSIARGLDIQLVEGARLMRPPGRHNRRMPQELLPDARELFQEMVAEGDLLYIALYGPDHKPLLVVEQDEGDHTVYTPPPGLFNMITSMRESSTPVMIKGKAALLYGTVGQPILQRLYGHQKHRRGFMPPPEQETYLLLGLSAEKHLRQFNQYRRAALLQTSYIFLAGLVLWLLAVAYFQRREQGKKLTRLERFQANLLDNMPDGLLTLSPQGAILAANGSAHKLLQSPQDGVLVSKNWNDFSYESLQKFKRGNVVWEHVRLGEKNLELIFFPYIESMEEKRNMVIIRDRTDIAGLEEDLYEARRLASIGSLAAGVAHEIRNPLSSLRGFAQLFADKFKDEQPYGTYATTMLTEADRLNRVVTDLLYLSKPHELNPEHLDLRELCDSMQTLLGFDLEHKGTRLQTELNTDRVYADPDGIRQVMLNLLVNSLDAVADKTGKISIFAEKTEHGVWISVCDNGPGMPEDIRKHALEPFFTDKPKGTGLGLAIVNTIMRGHNGRVTISAPELDGPQEIHFDGTCVKLFFPEPRNEGSE; from the coding sequence ATGGAATTAAGCTCACAGAAATCCCATAAGCTTCCTCTTGCTCTGGCTCTTCTGGCCCTGATACTTCTCGGGGCCGGAAGTTTATATCTTACGTGGCATAACCTGCGCCAGATGCACCAGACCGTGTTTGAACATATGCTGCTTTCAGCACGCTCCATTGCGCGCGGGCTGGATATCCAGCTGGTAGAAGGCGCACGGCTTATGAGGCCTCCGGGCAGGCATAACAGGCGTATGCCTCAAGAGCTGCTACCGGACGCAAGGGAGTTGTTTCAGGAAATGGTTGCCGAGGGAGACCTGCTCTACATCGCCCTTTACGGTCCTGATCATAAACCATTACTGGTCGTCGAGCAGGATGAAGGGGACCATACGGTTTATACCCCTCCTCCCGGTCTTTTCAACATGATTACCAGCATGCGTGAATCAAGCACCCCGGTTATGATCAAAGGAAAGGCTGCTCTTCTTTACGGCACTGTGGGCCAGCCCATCCTGCAACGATTGTACGGACACCAAAAGCACAGACGCGGCTTCATGCCCCCTCCTGAGCAGGAAACGTACCTGTTGCTGGGACTGAGTGCGGAAAAGCATCTGCGCCAGTTCAACCAGTACCGCAGGGCCGCGCTGTTGCAGACAAGTTACATTTTTCTGGCCGGATTAGTACTCTGGCTGCTGGCTGTCGCCTATTTCCAGCGCCGCGAACAAGGCAAAAAGCTAACCCGTCTGGAACGTTTTCAGGCCAACCTGCTGGACAACATGCCTGACGGACTGCTGACCCTTTCACCGCAGGGAGCTATTCTGGCGGCAAACGGTTCAGCGCATAAACTACTGCAAAGCCCGCAGGATGGTGTTCTGGTAAGTAAAAACTGGAATGATTTTTCCTATGAATCACTACAGAAATTCAAACGCGGCAACGTTGTCTGGGAACATGTCCGACTGGGTGAAAAAAACCTTGAACTCATTTTTTTTCCTTACATTGAAAGCATGGAGGAAAAAAGGAACATGGTCATCATCCGCGACCGTACCGATATTGCCGGATTGGAAGAGGATCTTTATGAAGCACGCAGGCTGGCTTCCATCGGTTCGCTTGCAGCCGGGGTGGCCCATGAAATCCGCAATCCATTGAGTTCCCTGCGTGGCTTCGCCCAACTCTTTGCCGACAAATTCAAGGATGAACAACCTTACGGCACCTACGCAACCACTATGCTTACCGAGGCGGACCGCTTGAACAGGGTAGTTACAGACCTGCTCTACCTGTCCAAACCCCACGAGCTTAACCCGGAACATCTTGACCTGAGGGAACTATGCGACTCAATGCAGACCTTATTGGGGTTCGACCTTGAGCACAAAGGGACCAGATTACAGACAGAACTAAACACTGACCGGGTCTATGCTGATCCTGACGGAATCAGACAGGTGATGCTCAACCTGCTGGTCAACAGTCTTGATGCTGTAGCCGACAAAACAGGAAAAATCTCGATCTTTGCCGAAAAGACCGAACACGGAGTCTGGATAAGTGTCTGCGATAACGGACCGGGAATGCCGGAGGATATACGCAAACATGCGCTTGAACCATTTTTTACCGACAAGCCCAAAGGAACCGGTTTAGGGCTTGCCATTGTCAATACAATCATGCGTGGACATAACGGCAGGGTAACCATCTCCGCGCCGGAACTGGACGGACCGCAGGAAATCCATTTCGACGGGACCTGCGTAAAACTGTTCTTCCCCGAACCGCGTAATGAAGGATCAGAATAA
- a CDS encoding sigma-54 dependent transcriptional regulator, with translation MNSSGKNVLIVDDEPSLRMLIRAVLESDGWTVHEAQSGEQALEILPGLTLNAALIDMRMDGMDGMTLLKELNSIMPGLPVIMLTAYGNVNSAVVAMKHGAFDYLTKPADNEELKAVMAKALDYSRLVDENEKLKSAAGATEEMIGSSQGMLHVKDLIEQAGPSEATILVLGESGTGKELVAEGLHRASLRAGKPLIKVNCAALPADLLESELFGYMKGAFTGANANKPGRFQLASGGTLFLDEIGEMDPVLQAKILRALQEKVVEPLGSVSPVETDVRIIAATNRDLKKEVEIGNFREDLYYRLSVLEIRIPPLRERVGDLPALVAYLLEKLGRKNNKKVRSVSPSFLDVLSSYDWPGNVRELENVLERAIILSRSEVLGQELLPPQVHNPSPRIPAPEPVSQQQSQQQPAPPSPPGPTTLDDAERQALISALEANQHHRERTADALGISRRTLQYKLKKYGLTRR, from the coding sequence ATGAACTCCTCAGGAAAAAACGTACTAATAGTTGATGACGAACCGTCACTGCGCATGCTCATCCGGGCTGTGCTGGAAAGTGACGGCTGGACAGTGCACGAAGCCCAATCAGGCGAACAGGCTCTTGAAATACTTCCCGGCCTGACCTTGAACGCAGCCCTGATCGACATGCGTATGGACGGCATGGACGGCATGACACTGCTTAAAGAGCTGAACTCTATCATGCCGGGATTGCCGGTGATCATGCTGACCGCATACGGAAACGTCAACTCCGCAGTGGTAGCCATGAAGCACGGTGCTTTCGATTACCTGACCAAACCTGCCGACAACGAAGAACTGAAAGCGGTCATGGCCAAGGCACTGGATTATTCCCGGCTGGTGGATGAAAATGAAAAACTGAAATCCGCAGCCGGAGCAACAGAGGAAATGATCGGCAGTTCACAAGGGATGCTGCATGTAAAAGATCTTATCGAACAGGCCGGACCCTCGGAAGCTACAATTCTGGTATTAGGTGAATCCGGCACGGGTAAGGAACTTGTTGCCGAAGGCCTGCACCGGGCCAGCCTGCGTGCGGGCAAGCCGCTGATCAAAGTCAACTGTGCGGCACTTCCTGCGGATCTGCTGGAAAGTGAACTTTTCGGATACATGAAAGGGGCCTTCACCGGGGCCAATGCCAATAAACCGGGAAGATTCCAGCTTGCTTCAGGAGGAACTCTTTTCCTTGATGAAATCGGCGAAATGGACCCGGTACTGCAGGCCAAAATTCTACGCGCACTGCAGGAAAAGGTGGTCGAACCGTTGGGCAGTGTTTCTCCGGTTGAAACGGACGTACGCATAATTGCCGCTACCAACCGGGACCTGAAAAAGGAAGTTGAAATAGGAAATTTCCGCGAAGACCTTTATTACCGTTTAAGCGTCCTTGAAATACGCATTCCGCCACTGCGGGAACGTGTAGGCGACCTGCCCGCGCTGGTAGCCTACCTGCTGGAAAAACTGGGCCGCAAAAACAATAAAAAAGTCCGCTCGGTGAGTCCCTCATTTCTCGATGTACTTAGCAGCTATGACTGGCCCGGTAATGTCCGTGAATTGGAGAATGTTCTGGAACGGGCCATTATTCTGAGCCGTAGCGAAGTGCTCGGCCAGGAACTGTTGCCCCCGCAGGTTCATAATCCTAGCCCCCGGATACCTGCGCCGGAACCGGTTTCGCAACAACAATCTCAGCAGCAGCCGGCACCACCATCGCCTCCAGGTCCCACCACTCTGGATGATGCTGAACGTCAGGCCCTGATCTCGGCCCTTGAAGCCAATCAGCATCACCGCGAACGTACAGCTGATGCTCTAGGAATCAGCCGCAGGACGTTGCAGTACAAGCTGAAAAAATACGGATTGACCCGTCGATAA
- a CDS encoding glycine betaine/L-proline ABC transporter ATP-binding protein has translation MEKIRVENLYKIFGNTPKKIIPMLKKGATKEEIMEKTRHGVGVNNASFSVEEGEIVVVMGLSGSGKSTLVRCINRLIDPTGGKIFIDGEDITTLSKDKLRKIRLEKLGMVFQNFALFPHRTVLKNTEYGLEIGEVNPETRKQKAMEALELVGLAGWEDSFPSQLSGGMQQRVGLARALALDPDILLMDEAFSALDPLIRRDMQDELINLQERMHKTIVFISHDLDEALKLGDRIVLMKDGEIVQIGTPEEILTEPATDYVRRFVEDVDITKVLTAESVMKKIDAVAYIRTDGPRASLRKMRKNNISNLFVLNEKHELIGMLNAADCAKQVEEGGKDIREIMHKDLQAVELECPAQELFNIMQDRVLPLPVINGENKLKGVIVRGTLIGALAERGGN, from the coding sequence ATGGAAAAAATCAGAGTAGAAAACCTCTACAAAATCTTTGGCAACACCCCTAAAAAAATCATCCCCATGCTGAAAAAGGGCGCCACCAAAGAAGAAATTATGGAAAAAACCAGACACGGAGTAGGCGTGAACAATGCCTCCTTCAGTGTTGAAGAAGGTGAAATAGTTGTAGTCATGGGGCTTTCCGGTAGCGGAAAATCAACTCTTGTCCGCTGCATCAACAGACTTATTGATCCCACCGGGGGTAAAATTTTCATAGATGGCGAAGACATCACCACCCTGAGCAAGGACAAACTGCGCAAAATACGTCTGGAAAAACTGGGTATGGTTTTCCAGAACTTCGCCCTTTTCCCTCATCGCACAGTCCTGAAAAACACAGAATACGGGTTGGAAATCGGCGAGGTAAATCCGGAGACAAGAAAACAAAAGGCCATGGAAGCTCTTGAACTGGTTGGTCTTGCAGGATGGGAAGACTCCTTCCCCTCACAGCTTTCGGGCGGTATGCAGCAAAGGGTAGGTCTGGCCCGCGCCCTCGCCCTCGACCCGGACATTCTGCTCATGGACGAAGCCTTCAGTGCGCTCGACCCGCTCATCCGCCGCGACATGCAGGATGAACTGATCAATCTGCAGGAACGCATGCACAAAACTATCGTTTTCATCAGTCATGACCTTGATGAAGCCCTTAAGCTCGGCGACCGCATTGTACTCATGAAAGATGGCGAAATAGTACAGATCGGCACACCGGAGGAAATTCTTACCGAACCTGCCACAGACTACGTACGCCGTTTTGTGGAAGATGTTGACATTACCAAAGTGCTTACAGCTGAATCAGTCATGAAAAAGATTGACGCCGTGGCTTACATTAGAACCGACGGCCCAAGGGCGTCTCTACGCAAAATGCGCAAAAACAATATCTCTAATCTCTTTGTACTTAATGAAAAGCACGAACTGATCGGCATGCTCAATGCCGCAGATTGCGCTAAGCAAGTGGAAGAGGGAGGTAAGGATATCCGGGAAATTATGCATAAAGACCTGCAGGCGGTGGAACTGGAATGCCCGGCACAGGAATTATTTAATATAATGCAGGACCGCGTACTGCCCCTCCCGGTTATCAATGGAGAAAACAAACTCAAAGGAGTTATTGTCCGGGGAACGCTGATCGGGGCACTGGCTGAAAGAGGAGGCAACTAG
- a CDS encoding proline/glycine betaine ABC transporter permease, producing the protein MNIPRIPVGDVIESSIDFLVEHFSFATKAFSAFLEAGLDVVEGVMKACPPWAFIIIVGLITWKLAKSKRTTTFAVAGLLLIWNIGLWKATVSTIALVIVATMLALMIGIPIGILAAMNKHINRVVMPVLDVMQTMPAFVYLIPAIPFFGLGKVAAIFSTIIFAMPPSIRLTCLGIKQVPSELVECAEAFGSNRWQRLFKLELPIATPTIMAGVNQTVMLALSMVVIAAMIGAKGLGGEVWKAIQRLQMGKGFEAGIGIVIVAMIMDQVLQKLGSGKK; encoded by the coding sequence ATGAATATTCCACGCATTCCCGTAGGGGACGTAATAGAATCTTCCATTGATTTTCTGGTGGAACATTTTTCATTTGCCACCAAGGCTTTCTCCGCCTTTCTCGAAGCCGGACTGGATGTTGTAGAAGGTGTCATGAAAGCCTGCCCACCATGGGCGTTTATCATCATCGTGGGACTGATCACCTGGAAGCTGGCCAAAAGCAAGCGTACAACAACTTTTGCCGTGGCCGGCTTACTGCTCATCTGGAACATAGGACTCTGGAAAGCAACAGTCAGCACCATTGCGCTGGTCATCGTCGCAACCATGCTGGCGTTGATGATCGGAATCCCCATCGGCATTCTGGCGGCCATGAACAAACACATCAACCGGGTCGTTATGCCCGTTCTGGATGTAATGCAGACCATGCCCGCCTTTGTCTATCTCATCCCCGCAATACCTTTTTTCGGGCTGGGCAAGGTGGCCGCAATATTCTCAACAATCATCTTTGCCATGCCTCCGTCAATCAGGCTGACCTGCCTCGGAATCAAGCAGGTTCCGAGTGAATTGGTGGAGTGTGCCGAAGCTTTCGGCTCCAACCGCTGGCAGAGACTTTTCAAGCTTGAGCTTCCCATTGCCACTCCGACCATCATGGCCGGGGTAAACCAGACAGTCATGCTGGCCCTCTCCATGGTGGTTATCGCCGCCATGATCGGTGCCAAGGGACTGGGCGGTGAGGTCTGGAAAGCTATCCAGAGACTGCAGATGGGCAAGGGATTTGAAGCAGGAATTGGCATCGTTATTGTCGCCATGATAATGGATCAGGTACTTCAAAAACTCGGGTCAGGTAAAAAATAG
- a CDS encoding glycine betaine ABC transporter substrate-binding protein yields the protein MKKLLVLSLAVLLFAAFSSAAFAGDKKVKLAYVEWDCATATTNVIKAVLEERMGVECEIIPVAAAVMWQGVASGDVDGMATAWLPVTHADYLKRLKKDVVNLGPIMSGARLGWAVPSYVTAESIADLNKYADKFDGKIIGIDPGAGLMMRSEEAIDKYGLDKFELMEGSGATMTAALGDAIKNNEWIVVTAWSPHWMFGRWDLKYLDDPKKVLGESETINTVVRKGLDKDMPKVYAFLDKFAWKDANQMQMVMAWNQEKGADPYENAKRFIKENKELVDSWLK from the coding sequence ATGAAAAAATTATTAGTCTTGTCTCTCGCTGTACTTCTTTTCGCAGCATTCAGCTCTGCAGCTTTCGCTGGGGATAAGAAAGTCAAACTGGCATATGTTGAGTGGGATTGTGCAACGGCCACCACCAACGTCATCAAAGCCGTACTTGAAGAACGCATGGGCGTAGAATGCGAGATAATTCCCGTTGCCGCAGCTGTAATGTGGCAGGGCGTTGCTTCCGGTGATGTGGACGGCATGGCCACTGCATGGCTGCCCGTAACCCACGCAGACTACCTCAAACGTCTTAAAAAAGACGTTGTCAACCTCGGTCCTATCATGAGCGGGGCAAGATTAGGCTGGGCTGTTCCTTCATACGTCACAGCCGAGTCCATTGCCGACCTCAACAAATACGCCGACAAATTTGACGGCAAGATCATCGGCATTGATCCCGGCGCAGGACTTATGATGCGTTCAGAAGAAGCCATCGACAAATACGGTCTTGATAAATTCGAACTCATGGAAGGTTCCGGCGCAACCATGACCGCAGCTCTGGGTGACGCTATTAAAAACAACGAGTGGATTGTCGTTACCGCGTGGTCTCCGCACTGGATGTTCGGCCGCTGGGATCTCAAATACCTCGATGACCCCAAGAAAGTTCTCGGTGAATCCGAAACCATCAACACTGTCGTCCGTAAGGGACTCGATAAAGACATGCCCAAAGTATACGCTTTCCTCGACAAATTTGCATGGAAAGATGCCAATCAGATGCAGATGGTTATGGCCTGGAACCAGGAAAAGGGTGCCGATCCTTATGAAAACGCCAAGCGTTTCATCAAGGAAAACAAAGAACTGGTTGATTCCTGGCTGAAATAA